The following is a genomic window from Candidatus Cybelea sp..
AACACGATGATCGTCAACGACGCCGACCGCTTCGGGTTAGCGCAGCTCTACCAGCTGCGCGGGCGCGTGGGACGCTCGAATCACCAGGCGTACTGTTACCTGCTCTATCAGGGGCACAAGGCACTCAGCGAAGCGGCCAAAGCACGGCTCGAAGCGATCCGGGAGTTCGCCCATCTCGGCTCGGGCCTGCAGATCGCGATGCGCGACCTCGAGATTCGCGGTGCCGGCAATCTCTTGGGATCGGCGCAGTCGGGATTTATCGCGTCGGTCGGCTTCGATACGTACTGCGAACTCTTGGCGCAGGCGATCGCCGAGCGGCGCGGAGGCCCTGCCTCGCTCGAGGATCGGCGCGAAGCCGTCATCGACGTAAAGATCGATGCCTTCATTCCCAACGACTACATCGGCCAAGTCTCCCAAAAAATCGCCATCTACCAGCAGCTAGCAAAGGCTCGCACGCAAGAAGAGGTCGAGGAGGCCGCGGCTGGGGTTCGCGATCGCTTCGGTCCTTTTCCCGAACCGCTCGCCAACCTGGTCGAACTCACGAAGCTCCGTGCTGTCGCGCTGCGCAAGCACGTCACTCGGGTCGTGGTGGACGAACGGCGGCTGACGCTGGGCGTGGGCACCGGCTTCGCGCTCGACCCCGCCGCGGTCCCGAAGCTGCAGTCGCTGACGAAGAATCGCTTCCGCTTCTCCGATGGGCGGATTCTCGTCGATCTCCCCGGCAGCCAAGATTGGATGCCCCTGCTGCGCAGGCTTCTCGAAGCGATATAAGGCGCAGGGGCAGGCCTTCCCCTATCGGAGGAACGGCCGCGCGGCGCGCGAACCTGGCCGCACGTGATGCGGGGCTCTTGGCCCCGCTTCCTACGCACTGAGATCCAACGGAGCAATAATGTCGAAAGCCCAACGCCTCACCGTAGGCCTGGCCGCCCTTCTGTTGGGCACGTCGCTAGCGGCGTGTTCCGATAGCGGCGCGGTCGCGACGGTGAACGGTCAACCGATCAGCGAAGCCTCGTTCAACGCGCGGCTGCAAACCACGCCGCTGGCACGTACCGTGCTGCAGCAGATGGTGCAAGACGTGCTGATCCAGCAGTACGCCAAGAGCAACAACATCACGGTCACCGACGCCGAAGTCGATGCGCGTGAGACGCAGCTCAAACAAAACTTCCCTTCCGGCTCCTGGGACGAGATGTTGAAGTCGCGCGGTCTGACTGAAGCTGACGTTAAAGCAGCGTTACGCGAGCAGATCATCCTCGACCGAGCCCTCGCCAAGGACGTGAATATCAAGCCGTCCGCGATCAGCGACTACTTTAATAAGAATCATGCGACGTTCGATACGCCCGAAGAGGTGACGGCCCGGCACATTCTCGTGCCGAACCTTGCCGAGGCGCAGAAAGTCGAGCAGCTGCTGAAATCGGGACAGAGCTTCGCCTCGGTTGCCAAGCAATACTCAACCGATCCCGGCAGTAAAGATAAGGGCGGCGAACTCGGTACCTTCCGTCGCGGACAGATGGTGCCGGCCTTCGATAAGGTTGCCTTCACGCTGCCGGTCAACCAGATCAGCGAACCGGTGAAGTCGCCGTTTGGCTACCACATCATCCAGGTCGAAGCGCGCGTACCCGGCAAGAAAGCAACGGTCGCGAGCGCGACGGCGCAGATCACCGATATCCTGCGTCAACAGCAAGAGGCTCCGTTGATCCAGCCTTTCCTGCAGGGTCTGCAGCAGAAGGCCGACATCAAGAGCACGAACCCGAACTTCGCGCAGCTCTTCCCGCCCTCGGCCGCGAACGCGCAGACCAACGGCGCGCCGCCGGCTGCGGGAAATGCGGCCGCTTCGCCGGCTGCCGCGTCATCGGCCGCCGCGTCACCGGCTGCCGCGTCACCGGCCGCCGCGTCGCCGGCACCGGCCTCTACCTAGAATCGTGACGGCGGCGCCCCGAACCGGGGGTGCCGCCGTCGCCTTTCGAAGGACGCGACGTGCTGGTTCGCATCGCGGGCCTGGGCCCGGGCGATCCCGGGCTCCTGACCATCGGTACCTTAGAAGCCCTGCGCACCGTCGGCAAGGCCGTGGCGCTGATGGCGCCGCCGGATCTCACCGGCTACTTGTCGCGCAACGGCATAACGATCGTCCGCGATCTCGTCGACGATCCCGCGCTCTTCGTACGCGGCGGCAGCGACGAGATCGAACGATTTGCGCAGCGACTGCAGGGCGATTTCATCGGCGACGCGATTGGGTTGGGCGTACTCGGCAACCCGCTCTCGGATTTCCCGGGTCTGCCGCCGCTGCTGCGGCTGCTCGAGTCGCGCGGCATCGCTACGGAGATCGTTCCCGGAGTGCCGCGAGCGACGCTCTCCGCTTCGATCACGATGCCGCTCGTGCCGCTGCCGCCGCAGTCGGCGCATCATTCCTGGGACGATCTCGTGGAGATCATGGCGCGGCTGCGCATGGGCTGCCCCTGGGATCGCGAGCAGACGCACCGCACGCTGGTACCTTACTTGATCGAGGAAACGTTCGAAGTCGTCGACGCGATCGAAGGAGAGCAGCTCGACGCGCTCTGTGAAGAGCTCGGCGACTTGCTGCTGCAGATCCTTTTTCACGCGCAGCTCGCGACGGAAGTCGGCAAGTTCAGCATCGCCGACGTCGTCGACGCGCTCTCAAACAAGATGGTACGACGGCACCCGCACGTCTTCGGCGACGCCGTGATCGAAGACGTCGACGCGCAGTGGCGCAATTGGGAAAAACTCAAGGCGCTGGAAAAGACCGGACGAGAGCGCAAGAACCGGCTAGACGGAATTCCCAAGCAGCTCGGCGCGTTACAGCGCGGACAGCGCATGCAGGAAAAGGCGGCGCGCGTCGGCTTCGACTGGCCGGATGTAAGCGGCATTCTGGAAAAACTTACCGAGGAGCTGGGGGAGCTCGCCGAGGCGCGCCGCCAACCGCAGGACGATCCCCACGTGCGCGAAGAGCTCGGCGACGTCTTCTTCACCCTCGTCAATCTATCTCGTGCGCTGGGCATCGACGCCGAAACCGCGGTGCGCGAGGCAAACGAAAAGTTCTACCGGCGTTTCTCCTTCATGGAAGAGCGCGCCGGTAAAGAGGGAAAGCAGCTCTCGGATCTCTCCCTCGACGAACTCGAGGAGCTATGGAAACTGGCGAAAACCTGACCGCGAAAAGTGGAGAGCGACGGGTTGCAGGGCTAGACGAGGCGTTCGTGGGTTTTGCGTTTCCAGACGAACTCGTAGTAGCTGAACTGCAGCGCTAAGACGACGCAATACGAGATCGGGTAGCCCAGCCATATGCCGTCGAGGCCGATGCGGTGCATCAAAAAGAACGCGACCGGCACTTCGACGCACCAGATCGCGAAGACGCCGTTAATCGTCGGCCAGAGCACCGAGCCGCTGCCGCGCATCAGGCCCGACAGCACCGCGGAGTTGCCAAAGAGCAGGTAGCCCCAGAGCGTGATCATCAAGAGCTGGTGCGCGATATCGAGCGTGTGACGGTCGGTGATGAACCAGCCGAGAATCGCCCAGGCAAATACGTAACACAGCACGATGATGCAGCCGCCGACGACGTAGTTCAAGCCGACCGCCGAACGCACGACGCTGCCGAGCTTGTCCTCGCGGCGCGCGCCGATGCACTGCGCCCCGAAGATCGACGCCGAGATGCCGATCGAGATCGCCGGAAACTGGACGTAGCCGACGACCTGGTTCACCGCACCGTACGCTGCCGTCGCGTCCGAGCCGAAACGATTCACGAAGGAGATTACGGCGAGCTCGGCCAGCGAGACCATCATCACCTGGATGCCGGTCGGCACGCCGATGCGAACGACCGCGCCCAGAATCTTCCAATCGATCCGCATATCGGAGAGCGTCTCGCGATCGAACTTGAGCGGATGGTCTTTACGCGCGAGATAAAAGATCAGCCACCCCAGCGCCGCGCTGTTGGCGATCAGGCCCGAGACCGCCGCGCTGACCACGCCGAGCTTGGGCAGCCCCAGCGCGCCCACAATGAAGAGCGGCGTCACGGCAATCGCGAGCAGGCTCGAGACGAGCAGCGTGTAAAAGGGCGTCGTCGAGTCGCCGGTGCCGCGTAAGATCGTGACGTACACGAAATAGAAAAAGAAGATCGGCATCGTCAAAAAGACGACGCGCGCGTAGGCGTCCGACTGCGGGAGGATATCGGCCGGCGTCGCCAGCCACTTCAGGACAATCGGCGATCCGAACGCACCCAGAATCGCGACGATGATGCCCAGGTAGAGCGCCGCACCCAGCACGGTGCCGGCGATCTTCTTGACCTTGTGGAGGTCGCGCGCCCCGTAGGCCTGACCGACGAGTACGCTGCTGCCGCTCGACACGCCGAAGACGAACGAAAAAAGCAGAAAGACGATCGGGAAAACGGCCGAGACCGCGGCGAGCGCGTGCGTGGAGATCAAGCGGCCGATCCAGATGCTCGCCATCGTCTGGGATGCGGACTGCAAAACGTTGCTCAGCATCAGGGGTACCAGAAAGACGAGGAGGATCTGCCACATCGGCTTGCCCTCCTCGAAAATGTTGACCCCGCGGTGCGCCGTTCGCGCTTGCGCCAATGGGAAACCCCTTATTCTTGCGCGAGCACTTCGTAGATTTTCTTGCGGGCGTCATCGAGCAGTTCGCGCACGCGCTCGACCGTCTCCGGTTTGGAAGAATAACTCATTTGAGAGACGGCGTGCATTAAACGATCGGCCGCCTCGCGCATCTGCGCCCGCGCGTCGCCCGTGCCCTCTTCCTCTTCGTCGCCTTCGAAAAACCGGCCGATGTCGGCCGCACGCTCCTCGAGCATCTTTCTTCCTTTTTCGGTAAGCTCGTAAATGCGCCGATCGCCCTCTTCACGCCCGGAGATGAAGCCCGCGGCCTCCAGCGCGGCCAGCAACGGGTAGACCGAGCCGGCGCCCCCGCCCCACCCCTTTTCGCGAATGGCCCGGATCAACTCGTAACCGTGGCTCGGCATATCGGCCAGCAGTTTGAGCACGGCGAACTTCAAAATTCCTCGGCGAAACCGGCGCATGCCGTGCCTGGGCCTCTCCCATCGGTGCATGTCGACACAGTATCCGATATATCGCGATAGTGTCAACCCTTCGACAGGCCTTCGACAGGCGAGAAACGCGGTACGGCGCCGAAAGAAGACGCCGTGCGGCTGGATAAGTTCATGAAGGTGTCGCGGCTGGCCAAACGGCGCAGCGAGGCCCACGAGGCCCTCGAGCACGGGCGAATTACGCGGGAAGGCAAGCCCCTCAAGCCCGGCTACCAAGTGAAGCCGGGCGACGTCCTCGAGATTCACTACGCCACGAAGTTCGTGACGGTCCGCGTTCGCGACGTGCCGCTGCGCGTCACGCCCGCGGTCAAGCCCGCCGACCTGTACGAGCTCGTCGACTCCCGAAAGGACGAGGCGGAGTGGCTGTAATCTCGGCCGATACGAAGGACGCCCTCGCGCGAGAGCTTCCGAGCGAGCGGCACTGCCGGGAAGCGTTGCTGGTCTCCCTGGCGCTCTACGGCGGAGCCGGCGAGGAGTTCGTAACCCACCGCAACTCGGTCGCGCGCCTGTTCTGGTCGCTGCTCGACGAACGGAAGCGCTACCCGATCGAGGCGCGGGCGCCCACCCGGCTCGCGCGCTTACCGACCTTTGCCGTGGCACTCCCGGAGCGCCTGAGGGAAATCCCGGCCAAGCCGGTCCACAAGTGCGACCGGCTCGTCGAGTTGCGCGCCGCCTTCTTGGCCTGCGGATCGCTCGCGGCGGGTACGCGGGGATACCACCTGGAGTTCGTCGTTCGCGACGAGCGCATCGCCCAACGTTTGGCGTGGACGCTGCGCAGTAACGGCGTCCCCGCGAAAGAGGCGCGCCGGAAACGGCGCGTCGTGCTCTACCTCAAGGAGTTCGACGCGATTGCCGAGCTGCTCACACGCATCGGCGCATTTACCGCGGTGCTCCAGCTGGAGGACGTACGCGCGTTGCGCGAGACCAAGAACCGTATCCACCGCCTCGTCAATACCGAGGCCGCGAACCTGCAGCGCAGCGCCGCGGCCGCGGCCGAGCAACGGCGCGTCATCGAGTTCCTCGCCAACGCCTACGGCCTGCCGGCGCTCTCGCCGCCGCTGCGCGAGCTGGCGGAGCTGCGCCTTCGCCATCCCGACGAATCGTTGGCCGAGCTCGGCCGCCGCTGCAGTCCCCCGATCGGGAAGCCTACCGTGAGCAGTCGCTTCGGCGCGCTAAGCCGGCTCGCCGACTCCCTGCGCGGCGTGCAGGGGAGCCCCAGAGCGGTCGGGTAACGGCGCAGCATGCGCATCGGAATCAACGGCTTCGGCCGCATCGGACGTAACTTTACAAAGGCGCTCGCCGAACGCCATCCCGAGATCGAGATCGCGGCCGTCAACGATCTGATCGGCGCCAAAGAGTGCGCCCATCTCTTCAAGTACGACAGCAACTACGGCATCTACGCCGGGACCGTCGGCTCGTCCGACTCGACGCTGGAGATCGACGGGCGGCGCATCCGCGTCTTCGGCGAGCGAGATCCCGGCAAGCTGCCGTGGCGGGATTTGGGCGTCGACGTGGTCGTCGAATCCACCGGACTCTTTACCGATGCCGCCAAAGCCCGCGCCCACATCGACGGCGGCGGGGCGAAGAAAGTCCTGATCTCCGCCCCCGCCAAGGGCGAGGACATCACAATCGTGCTCGGCGTCAACGACCGCAACTACGACCCCGAAAAGCACAACATCATCTCCAACGCGTCGTGCACGACG
Proteins encoded in this region:
- the mazG gene encoding nucleoside triphosphate pyrophosphohydrolase, which gives rise to MLVRIAGLGPGDPGLLTIGTLEALRTVGKAVALMAPPDLTGYLSRNGITIVRDLVDDPALFVRGGSDEIERFAQRLQGDFIGDAIGLGVLGNPLSDFPGLPPLLRLLESRGIATEIVPGVPRATLSASITMPLVPLPPQSAHHSWDDLVEIMARLRMGCPWDREQTHRTLVPYLIEETFEVVDAIEGEQLDALCEELGDLLLQILFHAQLATEVGKFSIADVVDALSNKMVRRHPHVFGDAVIEDVDAQWRNWEKLKALEKTGRERKNRLDGIPKQLGALQRGQRMQEKAARVGFDWPDVSGILEKLTEELGELAEARRQPQDDPHVREELGDVFFTLVNLSRALGIDAETAVREANEKFYRRFSFMEERAGKEGKQLSDLSLDELEELWKLAKT
- a CDS encoding MATE family efflux transporter, with product MAQARTAHRGVNIFEEGKPMWQILLVFLVPLMLSNVLQSASQTMASIWIGRLISTHALAAVSAVFPIVFLLFSFVFGVSSGSSVLVGQAYGARDLHKVKKIAGTVLGAALYLGIIVAILGAFGSPIVLKWLATPADILPQSDAYARVVFLTMPIFFFYFVYVTILRGTGDSTTPFYTLLVSSLLAIAVTPLFIVGALGLPKLGVVSAAVSGLIANSAALGWLIFYLARKDHPLKFDRETLSDMRIDWKILGAVVRIGVPTGIQVMMVSLAELAVISFVNRFGSDATAAYGAVNQVVGYVQFPAISIGISASIFGAQCIGARREDKLGSVVRSAVGLNYVVGGCIIVLCYVFAWAILGWFITDRHTLDIAHQLLMITLWGYLLFGNSAVLSGLMRGSGSVLWPTINGVFAIWCVEVPVAFFLMHRIGLDGIWLGYPISYCVVLALQFSYYEFVWKRKTHERLV
- a CDS encoding RNA-binding S4 domain-containing protein, with the translated sequence MRLDKFMKVSRLAKRRSEAHEALEHGRITREGKPLKPGYQVKPGDVLEIHYATKFVTVRVRDVPLRVTPAVKPADLYELVDSRKDEAEWL
- a CDS encoding peptidylprolyl isomerase, with product MSKAQRLTVGLAALLLGTSLAACSDSGAVATVNGQPISEASFNARLQTTPLARTVLQQMVQDVLIQQYAKSNNITVTDAEVDARETQLKQNFPSGSWDEMLKSRGLTEADVKAALREQIILDRALAKDVNIKPSAISDYFNKNHATFDTPEEVTARHILVPNLAEAQKVEQLLKSGQSFASVAKQYSTDPGSKDKGGELGTFRRGQMVPAFDKVAFTLPVNQISEPVKSPFGYHIIQVEARVPGKKATVASATAQITDILRQQQEAPLIQPFLQGLQQKADIKSTNPNFAQLFPPSAANAQTNGAPPAAGNAAASPAAASSAAASPAAASPAAASPAPAST
- a CDS encoding PadR family transcriptional regulator translates to MKFAVLKLLADMPSHGYELIRAIREKGWGGGAGSVYPLLAALEAAGFISGREEGDRRIYELTEKGRKMLEERAADIGRFFEGDEEEEGTGDARAQMREAADRLMHAVSQMSYSSKPETVERVRELLDDARKKIYEVLAQE
- the whiA gene encoding DNA-binding protein WhiA, giving the protein MAVISADTKDALARELPSERHCREALLVSLALYGGAGEEFVTHRNSVARLFWSLLDERKRYPIEARAPTRLARLPTFAVALPERLREIPAKPVHKCDRLVELRAAFLACGSLAAGTRGYHLEFVVRDERIAQRLAWTLRSNGVPAKEARRKRRVVLYLKEFDAIAELLTRIGAFTAVLQLEDVRALRETKNRIHRLVNTEAANLQRSAAAAAEQRRVIEFLANAYGLPALSPPLRELAELRLRHPDESLAELGRRCSPPIGKPTVSSRFGALSRLADSLRGVQGSPRAVG